The following coding sequences are from one Geodermatophilus normandii window:
- a CDS encoding GNAT family N-acetyltransferase yields MVARSEPRRRPLAAVPTITGAPWQSPSEHQLRGMDTEAALDLGWGRLVFGQTFADPLRLVEALGREAEGRRDICIYPRDPQVLLGLAPGELFLDPSLTFRLDLHRYRPRRDLVENVFVRTVASPDDVAEMERIVTRTGMVPGDGATVWHNHSTRTVRYLVAEDRRTGRVVGTVTGVDHVRAFGDPEGGSSLWCLAADPDEAPRGTGEALVRVLAERYSARGRSYLDLSVLHDNERAIALYRRLGFRQVPALVVKRRNAVNARLFVPAPPGLDRLPPSARLLADEALRRGIRVEVTDAEAGETRLALGARSVLARGSLSDLTTAVAMTRCDDVRATRRIAAGAGVGVPAGAEVRGDDLAPALALLGHSGEAAVRPARGRRGVTAGVRDEAGLRSAVARARQECPDVLVEEQLAGEDLRVLVVDYAVVAAAVRRPGAVEDVTDRLHPDVAAAALRAVRALGVPVAGLDLRVTAPDGPGHVLVAADPRPDLTVHAPRPVAARVVDLLFPETRRR; encoded by the coding sequence GTGGTCGCGCGCTCTGAGCCCCGGCGGCGGCCGCTGGCGGCCGTCCCGACGATCACCGGTGCTCCCTGGCAGTCGCCGTCGGAGCACCAGTTGCGGGGCATGGACACCGAGGCGGCCCTGGACCTCGGCTGGGGCCGGCTGGTGTTCGGCCAGACCTTCGCCGATCCGTTGCGCCTGGTCGAGGCGCTGGGCCGGGAGGCCGAGGGGCGGCGCGACATCTGCATCTACCCGCGCGATCCCCAGGTGCTGCTGGGACTGGCGCCCGGCGAGCTGTTCCTCGACCCGTCGCTGACCTTCCGGCTGGACCTGCACCGGTACCGCCCCCGCCGGGACCTGGTCGAGAACGTCTTCGTCCGCACGGTCGCCTCCCCGGACGACGTCGCCGAGATGGAGCGCATCGTGACGCGCACCGGCATGGTCCCCGGGGACGGCGCCACCGTCTGGCACAACCACTCCACCCGCACGGTGCGCTACCTGGTGGCGGAGGACCGGCGCACCGGGCGGGTGGTGGGGACGGTCACGGGGGTGGACCACGTCCGGGCGTTCGGGGACCCCGAGGGCGGCAGCAGCCTGTGGTGCCTGGCCGCCGATCCGGACGAGGCGCCGCGGGGCACCGGTGAGGCGCTGGTGCGGGTGCTCGCCGAGCGCTACTCCGCACGGGGACGCAGCTACCTCGACCTGTCGGTGCTGCACGACAACGAGCGCGCGATCGCGCTCTACCGCCGGCTCGGCTTCCGCCAGGTGCCCGCGCTCGTGGTCAAGCGCCGCAACGCGGTCAACGCGCGGCTGTTCGTCCCGGCCCCGCCCGGGCTCGACCGGCTGCCGCCGTCCGCCCGGCTCCTCGCCGACGAGGCGCTGCGCCGGGGGATCCGGGTCGAGGTCACCGACGCGGAGGCAGGGGAGACGCGCCTGGCGCTCGGCGCTCGCAGCGTGCTCGCCCGGGGCTCGCTGTCGGACCTGACCACGGCCGTGGCCATGACCCGCTGCGACGACGTGCGGGCGACCCGCCGGATCGCGGCGGGCGCCGGGGTCGGCGTGCCCGCCGGCGCCGAGGTGCGCGGCGACGACCTGGCGCCGGCCCTGGCCCTCCTCGGGCACTCCGGCGAGGCCGCGGTCCGGCCGGCCCGCGGGCGGCGGGGTGTCACCGCCGGCGTGCGGGACGAGGCGGGCCTGCGGTCGGCCGTCGCGCGGGCCCGGCAGGAGTGCCCCGACGTGCTCGTGGAGGAGCAGCTGGCGGGGGAGGACCTGCGCGTCCTCGTCGTCGACTACGCGGTGGTCGCCGCCGCCGTGCGCCGGCCGGGTGCCGTCGAGGACGTCACCGACCGGCTGCACCCCGACGTCGCCGCGGCGGCCCTGCGCGCGGTCCGGGCCCTCGGGGTCCCGGTCGCCGGCCTGGACCTCCGCGTGACCGCTCCCGACGGGCCGGGGCACGTCCTCGTCGCCGCCGACCCGCGGCCGGACCTGACCGTCCACGCCCCACGACCGGTCGCCGCCCGCGTCGTGGACCTGCTGTTCCCGGAGACCCGCCGCCGCTGA
- a CDS encoding ANTAR domain-containing protein, protein MAEPPTQVDSAVIAAALGRLRGAPPAPEEQLSEALGELEVAYEELRVAEEELRTQQETIAELLATDRRRREHQLADTLPVALLQTDAEGQILHGNPAAAQLLGLPAARLPRRVLLASVELADRGPLRRALSVLATGERGEVQVDVTFHGRDGRARPVRSFGWPETTSPETTSPETTSPGPAVLRWLGIEAPATGSPAALTPAGEAAATEPTPTAPVATEPAGDAGGVGMAMAQAFAELVLLPLDAGDEQRLLHRIVTVVRGAVPGATALSVNVGPPLEPQLLASDDTVAQVFDGHQMVAGEGPCQDAYEQRAVVVTADVTADDRWPRLRGLLTDGSVRSVLAVPAQLPDQRWMVLNVYSDRPGVFTGGSVRLGEMVAAAVAAILREVAERATLSQLAANLERALTSRAVIDQAKGVLIARTGGSAEDAFGRLARLSQALNVKLRDLAPMVVAGHPDVLTILDRI, encoded by the coding sequence GTGGCCGAACCGCCGACGCAGGTGGACTCCGCTGTCATCGCCGCCGCGCTGGGACGGCTCAGGGGCGCTCCGCCGGCTCCGGAGGAGCAGCTGTCGGAGGCGCTGGGCGAGCTGGAGGTCGCCTACGAGGAGCTGCGGGTCGCCGAGGAGGAGCTGCGCACCCAGCAGGAGACCATCGCGGAACTGCTGGCCACCGACCGGCGGCGCCGGGAACACCAGCTGGCCGACACACTGCCCGTGGCCCTGCTGCAGACCGACGCCGAGGGGCAGATCCTGCACGGCAACCCGGCCGCGGCGCAGCTGCTCGGCCTGCCCGCCGCGCGGCTGCCCCGGCGGGTGCTGCTGGCCTCGGTCGAGCTGGCCGACCGCGGCCCGCTGCGCCGGGCACTGTCGGTGCTGGCCACCGGCGAGCGCGGCGAGGTCCAGGTCGACGTCACCTTCCACGGCCGGGACGGTCGGGCCCGGCCGGTCCGGTCGTTCGGCTGGCCGGAGACCACCTCGCCGGAGACCACCTCGCCGGAGACCACCTCGCCGGGACCAGCGGTGCTGCGCTGGCTGGGCATCGAAGCGCCCGCTACCGGCAGCCCGGCCGCGCTGACCCCGGCCGGCGAGGCGGCGGCCACCGAGCCGACGCCCACCGCGCCGGTGGCCACGGAGCCAGCCGGCGACGCCGGCGGGGTGGGGATGGCGATGGCCCAGGCGTTCGCCGAGCTGGTCCTGCTGCCGCTGGACGCCGGTGACGAGCAGCGGCTGCTGCACCGGATCGTCACCGTCGTCCGCGGCGCGGTGCCCGGCGCCACTGCGCTGAGCGTCAACGTCGGCCCGCCGCTGGAACCGCAGCTGCTGGCCAGCGACGACACCGTCGCGCAGGTCTTCGACGGCCACCAGATGGTCGCCGGGGAGGGCCCCTGCCAGGACGCCTACGAGCAGCGGGCCGTCGTCGTCACCGCCGACGTCACCGCCGACGACCGCTGGCCGCGGCTACGTGGCCTGCTCACCGACGGCAGCGTGCGCAGTGTGCTGGCCGTGCCGGCGCAGCTGCCCGACCAGCGGTGGATGGTCCTCAACGTCTACAGCGACCGCCCGGGCGTGTTCACCGGCGGCAGCGTCCGGCTGGGTGAGATGGTCGCCGCAGCGGTCGCCGCGATCTTGCGGGAGGTCGCCGAGCGGGCCACACTTTCACAGCTGGCGGCCAACCTGGAACGGGCGCTGACCTCCCGGGCGGTCATCGACCAGGCCAAAGGCGTGCTGATCGCCCGCACCGGCGGCTCCGCCGAGGACGCGTTCGGCCGGCTGGCCCGGCTCAGCCAGGCCCTCAACGTCAAGCTCCGCGACCTGGCCCCGATGGTGGTCGCCGGCCACCCGGACGTGCTGACCATCCTCGACCGCATCTGA
- a CDS encoding mannitol dehydrogenase family protein has translation MTSAPTRATAVAVPLSDRTLRDLPPEVSVPTYDRSALRPGIVHIGVGGFHRAHQAVYLDELARRGSTEWGVVGVGLHSREIGEVLAGQDRLWTVVERAADGDRATVVGAMTRYLYGPDDPEAVLTALTDERTRVVTLTITSTGYRVDAHSGEFDAEDPHVASDLEDPGHPETVFGYLVEALHRRRQAGTAPFTVLSCDNMQSNGAAARTAVVSFARLRDEDLAGWIEEHVTFPSSMVDRITPTTTPEDRDAVVAQTGVDDRWPVVTEPFRQWVVEDSFCNGRPPLEEVGVRFVDDVSPYETVKTRLLNAGHSAIAYLGYLAGLRTTADVMTDPVFRTFLTRLMAEEIAPSLPEVPGVDLADYQATLLDRLANPRMADQLSRLSRRGSSKIPSYLLPSVRAAVEAGRPHRLLCLAVAGWLRFLRGHDYAGEEVPIQGPRPDLVPLAQEAGGDAGPLLSERSVFDHIGRDPRFADCVQGALSALDRQGPREVIELFLADGRDR, from the coding sequence ATGACGTCTGCCCCGACCCGGGCGACGGCCGTTGCCGTCCCCCTGTCCGACCGGACCCTCCGCGACCTCCCGCCCGAGGTCTCCGTCCCCACCTACGACCGCTCGGCCCTGCGCCCCGGCATCGTGCACATCGGCGTCGGCGGCTTCCACCGCGCCCACCAGGCCGTCTACCTCGACGAGCTCGCCCGCCGCGGGTCGACCGAGTGGGGCGTGGTGGGCGTCGGGCTGCACAGCCGCGAGATCGGCGAGGTCCTCGCCGGCCAGGACCGCCTGTGGACCGTGGTCGAGCGCGCCGCCGACGGCGACCGCGCCACCGTCGTCGGTGCGATGACCCGGTACCTGTACGGCCCGGACGACCCCGAGGCGGTGCTGACCGCGCTGACCGACGAGCGCACCCGCGTGGTGACGCTGACGATCACCAGCACCGGCTACCGCGTCGACGCGCACAGCGGCGAGTTCGACGCCGAGGACCCCCACGTCGCCTCCGACCTGGAGGACCCCGGCCACCCCGAGACGGTGTTCGGCTACCTCGTCGAGGCGCTGCACCGGCGGCGGCAGGCGGGGACCGCGCCCTTCACCGTGCTGTCCTGCGACAACATGCAGTCCAACGGCGCGGCGGCGCGCACCGCGGTGGTGTCCTTTGCCCGGCTGCGCGACGAGGACCTCGCCGGCTGGATCGAGGAGCACGTCACCTTCCCCAGCAGCATGGTCGACCGCATCACCCCCACCACCACCCCCGAGGACCGCGACGCCGTCGTCGCGCAGACCGGCGTCGACGACCGGTGGCCGGTGGTCACCGAACCGTTCCGCCAGTGGGTGGTGGAGGACTCCTTCTGCAACGGGCGGCCGCCGCTGGAGGAGGTCGGCGTCCGCTTCGTCGACGACGTCTCGCCGTACGAGACCGTCAAGACGCGGCTGCTCAACGCCGGGCACAGCGCGATCGCCTACCTGGGCTACCTGGCCGGCCTCCGGACCACCGCCGACGTCATGACCGACCCGGTGTTCCGCACGTTCCTCACCCGGCTGATGGCCGAGGAGATCGCCCCGTCCCTGCCCGAGGTACCCGGCGTCGACCTCGCCGACTACCAGGCCACGCTGCTCGACCGGCTGGCCAACCCCCGGATGGCCGACCAGCTGTCGCGGCTGTCCCGGCGCGGCTCGAGCAAGATCCCGAGCTACCTGCTGCCGTCGGTGCGGGCCGCGGTGGAGGCCGGCCGCCCGCACCGGCTGCTGTGCCTGGCGGTGGCCGGCTGGCTGCGCTTCCTGCGCGGTCACGACTACGCCGGCGAGGAGGTCCCGATCCAGGGCCCGCGCCCGGACCTCGTGCCGCTCGCGCAGGAGGCCGGCGGCGACGCCGGGCCGCTGCTGTCGGAGCGGTCGGTGTTCGACCACATCGGCCGGGACCCGCGCTTCGCCGACTGCGTGCAGGGGGCGCTGTCCGCGCTGGACCGGCAGGGGCCGCGCGAGGTCATCGAGCTGTTCCTCGCCGACGGGCGGGACCGGTGA
- a CDS encoding peptide chain release factor 3: MTTTAPPRADDAGPAPADVVAEAARRRTFAVISHPDAGKSTLTEALALHARVIGQAGAVHGKAGRRGTVSDWMDMEKARGISITSAALQFSYRDTVVNLLDTPGHADFSEDTYRVLTAVDAAVMLIDAAKGLEAQTMKLFAVCRHRGIPVITVVNKWDRPGKDALELMDEVAERTGLTPTPLTWPVGIAGDFRGVLDRRDGSYRRYTRTAGGATVAPEEVLPAAAAAAREPDAWPQALEEADLLAATAGEHDQDLFLSGVTTPVLFASAISNFGVGALLDVLVDLAPAPAGRPDADGVPRPVDAPFSAFVFKVQSGMDAAHRDRLAYIRICSGVFERGMVVTHGPTGRPFATKYAQHVFGRERESIDVAYPGDVVGLVNASALHVGDTLYAQQPVAFPPLTTFAPEHFAVVRSLETAKHKQFRRGIEQLESEGVVQVLRSDRRGEQAPVFAVVGPMQFEVATHRMEHEFSAPVRLEPLPYALAMRTDEASAPRITATTGTEVMQRSDGELLALFTNKWVMGIVRNGKPDLTLEPLVAAQLA, translated from the coding sequence ATGACCACGACCGCCCCGCCGCGCGCCGACGACGCAGGCCCGGCGCCGGCCGACGTCGTCGCCGAGGCCGCGCGGCGGCGCACGTTCGCCGTCATCAGCCATCCCGACGCCGGCAAGTCGACGCTGACCGAGGCGCTGGCCCTGCACGCCCGGGTGATCGGCCAGGCCGGCGCGGTGCACGGCAAGGCCGGCCGGCGCGGCACGGTGTCGGACTGGATGGACATGGAGAAGGCCCGCGGGATCTCGATCACCTCGGCCGCGCTGCAGTTCTCCTACCGCGACACCGTGGTCAACCTGCTCGACACCCCGGGGCACGCCGACTTCTCCGAGGACACCTACCGGGTGCTCACCGCCGTCGACGCCGCGGTGATGCTCATCGACGCCGCCAAGGGCCTCGAGGCGCAGACGATGAAGCTGTTCGCCGTCTGCCGGCACCGGGGCATCCCGGTCATCACGGTCGTCAACAAGTGGGACCGCCCCGGCAAGGACGCCCTGGAGCTGATGGACGAGGTCGCCGAGCGGACCGGGCTCACGCCGACGCCGCTGACCTGGCCGGTGGGCATCGCCGGGGACTTCCGCGGCGTGCTCGACCGGCGCGACGGCAGCTACCGGCGCTACACCCGGACCGCCGGCGGCGCCACGGTCGCCCCCGAGGAGGTCCTCCCCGCCGCCGCGGCCGCCGCGCGCGAGCCCGACGCGTGGCCGCAGGCCCTCGAGGAGGCCGACCTGCTGGCCGCGACCGCGGGCGAGCACGACCAGGACCTGTTCCTGTCCGGCGTCACCACCCCGGTGCTGTTCGCCTCCGCGATCTCCAACTTCGGCGTCGGCGCGCTGCTCGACGTCCTCGTCGACCTCGCGCCCGCGCCCGCCGGCCGGCCCGACGCCGACGGGGTGCCCCGGCCCGTCGACGCGCCGTTCAGCGCGTTCGTCTTCAAGGTGCAGTCGGGCATGGACGCCGCGCACCGGGACCGGCTGGCCTACATCCGCATCTGCTCGGGCGTCTTCGAGCGCGGGATGGTGGTCACCCATGGGCCGACCGGACGCCCCTTCGCCACGAAGTACGCCCAGCACGTGTTCGGCCGCGAGCGGGAGAGCATCGACGTCGCCTACCCCGGCGACGTCGTCGGGCTGGTCAACGCCTCCGCGCTGCACGTCGGGGACACGCTCTACGCGCAGCAGCCGGTGGCCTTCCCGCCGCTGACCACGTTCGCGCCCGAGCACTTCGCCGTGGTCCGCAGCCTCGAGACGGCCAAGCACAAGCAGTTCCGCCGCGGGATCGAGCAGCTGGAGTCCGAGGGCGTCGTCCAGGTGCTGCGGTCGGACCGGCGCGGGGAGCAGGCGCCGGTGTTCGCCGTCGTCGGCCCCATGCAGTTCGAGGTGGCCACCCACCGCATGGAGCACGAGTTCTCCGCGCCCGTGCGGCTCGAGCCGCTCCCCTACGCCCTCGCCATGCGCACCGACGAGGCCTCGGCCCCGCGGATCACCGCCACCACGGGCACCGAGGTGATGCAGCGCAGCGACGGCGAGCTGCTCGCGCTGTTCACGAACAAGTGGGTCATGGGCATCGTGCGCAACGGCAAGCCCGACCTGACCCTCGAGCCCCTGGTCGCCGCCCAGCTCGCCTGA
- a CDS encoding helix-turn-helix transcriptional regulator, translated as MPVDTFELSTREPDVAQAVLTALYRLERPLGFSGVDRSFSCQIRFAAAGDLGADRLRFSAALRCAVPPLDVFMVASPVAGASRYLVGREQVAMRPGVLFRCPTGVPFANDWDDVDMSTVRLPLAVVERVAEEQLGVPAAGLRFDGTSPVSEPMRRTWLGLMRFVHQQVTDPTSGVTHPLVAAQLAELMAATALAAFPNTTMTSDHLRSPGGVAPAVLRRAVAFVDGHASLPITVTDIARAAGVGPRALQLAFARHLGLSPTAYLRRVRLECAHRELQAADPTTGDTVAAIARRWGFARPDRFTVAYRATYGVLPSHTLRT; from the coding sequence GTGCCCGTCGACACCTTCGAGTTGTCCACCCGCGAGCCGGATGTGGCCCAGGCCGTGCTGACCGCTCTGTACCGGCTGGAGCGCCCGCTCGGGTTCTCCGGGGTCGACCGGTCGTTCTCCTGCCAGATCCGCTTCGCAGCGGCCGGGGACCTGGGCGCCGACCGTCTGCGCTTCTCGGCGGCCCTGCGCTGCGCGGTGCCCCCGCTGGACGTCTTCATGGTGGCGAGTCCGGTGGCCGGGGCGAGCCGGTACCTCGTCGGCCGGGAGCAGGTCGCCATGCGGCCCGGTGTGCTGTTCCGGTGCCCGACCGGCGTGCCGTTCGCCAACGACTGGGACGACGTGGACATGAGCACCGTGCGGCTGCCGCTGGCGGTGGTGGAGCGGGTGGCCGAGGAACAGCTGGGCGTACCCGCGGCCGGTCTGCGGTTCGACGGGACGAGCCCGGTGTCCGAGCCGATGCGCCGCACCTGGCTCGGGCTCATGCGCTTCGTCCACCAGCAGGTCACCGACCCCACCTCCGGCGTGACCCATCCGCTGGTCGCCGCGCAGCTGGCCGAGCTGATGGCCGCGACCGCGCTGGCGGCGTTCCCGAACACCACCATGACCTCGGACCACCTGCGGAGCCCCGGTGGGGTGGCGCCGGCGGTGCTGCGCCGGGCGGTGGCGTTCGTCGACGGGCACGCCTCGCTGCCGATCACCGTCACCGACATCGCCCGCGCCGCCGGAGTCGGTCCGCGCGCGCTGCAGCTGGCCTTCGCCCGCCACCTCGGGCTGAGCCCGACGGCGTACCTGCGCCGGGTGCGGCTGGAGTGCGCGCACCGGGAGCTGCAGGCCGCCGACCCCACCACCGGCGACACCGTCGCGGCGATCGCCCGGCGCTGGGGGTTCGCCAGGCCCGACCGGTTCACCGTCGCCTACCGCGCCACCTACGGCGTCCTGCCCAGCCACACCCTGCGCACCTGA
- a CDS encoding alpha/beta fold hydrolase — protein sequence MLGARVHARTWHAGTARDRPPVVLLHGLGLSSRYLVPLGRRLAALGHDVVSPDLPGFGRSPRDPRLRWPGGPDVATQTGQLLAWLDAYGMPRASYFGNSIGAQVAVELAARHPERVERLVLSGSTPDPRYRRPWKQYPQVLRNMVFEVPGLQPVLQSEYLSTGVARMVQQLVRSSDDPIEQRLPDVVAPTLVVRGRHDRTLSQEWAEEVTRLLPDGRLVVIEGAAHNAHWSAPDVSARLVSAFLAGEVDAPGPAGHDVVPRSAPGDPLAAARPLPARAHAALDVLTTVALVTVPWTRPWGPRTRVLLSASGVMGLADTLLTDHPAGLLRVLPLPVHLNLEAMAGLQLLTAAATWLRGEPAAGRWVTAGQGVHELLRAGTAFVPAGPARLVPVPR from the coding sequence GTGCTCGGTGCCCGGGTCCACGCGCGGACGTGGCACGCCGGAACGGCCCGGGACCGGCCGCCGGTCGTGCTGCTGCACGGCCTGGGTCTGTCCAGCCGGTACCTGGTCCCGCTCGGGCGCCGGCTGGCCGCGCTCGGCCACGACGTCGTCTCACCCGACCTGCCGGGGTTCGGCCGCTCGCCCCGCGACCCGCGCCTGCGCTGGCCCGGCGGGCCCGACGTCGCCACGCAGACCGGGCAGCTGCTGGCGTGGCTGGACGCCTACGGCATGCCCCGCGCGTCCTACTTCGGCAACTCGATCGGCGCGCAGGTCGCCGTCGAGCTCGCCGCCCGCCACCCGGAGCGGGTGGAGCGGCTGGTCCTGTCCGGGTCGACCCCCGACCCCCGCTACCGGCGGCCGTGGAAGCAGTACCCGCAGGTGCTGCGGAACATGGTGTTCGAGGTCCCCGGCCTGCAGCCGGTGCTGCAGTCGGAGTACCTGTCGACGGGTGTGGCCCGCATGGTGCAGCAGCTCGTGCGCAGCTCCGACGACCCGATCGAGCAGCGACTGCCCGACGTCGTGGCGCCCACGCTGGTGGTGCGCGGGCGGCACGACCGGACGCTGTCGCAGGAGTGGGCCGAGGAGGTCACCCGGCTGCTGCCCGACGGCCGGCTGGTCGTCATCGAGGGCGCCGCGCACAACGCCCACTGGTCGGCGCCCGACGTGTCCGCCCGCCTGGTGTCCGCGTTCCTCGCCGGCGAGGTGGACGCTCCCGGCCCCGCCGGACACGACGTCGTCCCCCGGTCGGCGCCCGGGGACCCGCTGGCAGCGGCCCGCCCGCTGCCGGCGCGGGCGCACGCCGCCCTCGACGTGCTCACCACCGTGGCGCTGGTGACCGTGCCGTGGACCCGACCCTGGGGGCCGCGGACCAGGGTGCTGCTGTCCGCGTCCGGCGTGATGGGGTTGGCCGACACCCTCCTCACCGACCACCCGGCCGGCCTGCTGCGGGTGCTCCCGCTGCCCGTGCACCTCAACCTCGAGGCGATGGCCGGGCTGCAGCTGCTGACGGCCGCCGCCACCTGGCTGCGCGGGGAGCCGGCGGCCGGGCGGTGGGTGACCGCCGGTCAGGGGGTGCACGAACTGCTGCGGGCCGGGACGGCGTTCGTCCCGGCGGGACCGGCCCGGCTCGTCCCGGTTCCGCGCTGA
- a CDS encoding helix-turn-helix transcriptional regulator, with amino-acid sequence MATGTPIPPRRFRFATADRMEARDFLDRAYGARLRLGGFPDTGPLVTLDQVQAGALTLVDFRLASDLVFEATGQDDVMINTVLDGSMVYDSGKAGHGFRPGDVGIGNHPHMKDLVARSHALHLHTVGLPASLLTEVAGSDPAQDGWSWELLSLRPIDGGDGRWRRTTRFVDDLLAEPETAASPLLLGPAARLLAATVLTIFPNTAVAEPAAADSLDGHPGTLRRATAFIDSHPDLDISVADIARAAHVTPRAVQLAFRRHLDTTPTAYLRQVRLAQAHRQLREATPGDGVTVTAVAARWGFTPSRFTAHYRAAYGVTPSSTLRT; translated from the coding sequence ATGGCCACCGGGACCCCCATCCCACCGCGGCGCTTCCGGTTCGCCACGGCCGACCGGATGGAGGCCCGCGACTTCCTCGACCGCGCCTACGGGGCACGGCTGCGGTTGGGCGGCTTTCCTGACACCGGCCCGCTGGTGACCCTCGACCAGGTACAGGCCGGAGCGCTCACCCTCGTCGACTTCCGGCTGGCGTCCGATCTCGTCTTCGAGGCCACGGGCCAGGACGACGTCATGATCAACACCGTCCTCGACGGGAGCATGGTCTACGACAGCGGCAAGGCCGGCCACGGCTTCCGGCCCGGAGACGTCGGCATCGGCAACCACCCCCACATGAAGGACCTGGTGGCCCGGTCCCACGCCTTGCACCTGCACACCGTCGGCCTGCCGGCCTCCCTGCTCACCGAGGTGGCCGGCAGCGACCCCGCGCAGGACGGCTGGTCGTGGGAGCTGCTGTCCCTGCGGCCCATCGACGGCGGCGACGGACGGTGGCGCCGGACCACCCGGTTCGTCGACGACCTGCTCGCCGAGCCCGAGACCGCCGCGTCGCCGCTGCTGCTCGGGCCGGCCGCGCGGCTGCTCGCGGCCACCGTCCTGACGATCTTCCCGAACACCGCCGTCGCCGAACCCGCGGCCGCCGACAGCCTCGACGGCCACCCCGGCACGCTGCGGCGCGCGACCGCGTTCATCGACTCCCACCCCGACCTCGACATCAGCGTCGCCGACATCGCCCGCGCCGCCCACGTCACCCCGCGGGCGGTGCAGCTGGCCTTCCGCCGGCACCTGGACACCACCCCGACCGCCTACCTGCGCCAGGTGCGGCTGGCCCAGGCGCACCGTCAGCTACGCGAGGCCACCCCCGGGGACGGAGTGACCGTCACTGCCGTCGCCGCCCGCTGGGGGTTCACGCCCAGCCGGTTCACCGCGCACTACCGCGCTGCCTACGGGGTGACCCCCAGCTCCACCCTGCGCACCTGA
- a CDS encoding HAD family hydrolase: MTAGRSRPLDPSAVTTLLCDADGTLFPSEEPAYAASADVTNRFLAGLGAGRSYAPEELQRMTNGKNFRAAAGELATAHGRELTRADLEDWVAEEKDVVTAHLRTVLRPDPAVREPLQRLAGRFALAAVTSSAASRLAACLETTRLAPLFPPAGRFSAEDSLAEPTSKPDPAVYLYAGATLGVGPAEAVAVEDSVNGARSAVAAGHPTIGILQFVPEADRRGRAEALREVGVAAVVGSWAEVEDLLA, translated from the coding sequence GTGACGGCCGGGCGGTCCCGGCCGCTGGACCCGTCCGCGGTCACCACCCTGCTCTGCGACGCCGACGGCACGCTGTTCCCGTCCGAGGAACCCGCGTACGCCGCGTCGGCCGACGTCACCAACCGGTTCCTCGCCGGGCTGGGGGCCGGGCGCAGCTACGCCCCCGAGGAGCTCCAGCGCATGACCAACGGCAAGAACTTCCGGGCCGCCGCGGGTGAGCTGGCCACCGCGCACGGGCGGGAGCTCACCCGCGCCGACCTGGAGGACTGGGTGGCCGAGGAGAAGGACGTCGTCACCGCGCACCTGCGCACGGTCCTGCGCCCCGACCCCGCGGTCCGCGAGCCGCTGCAGCGCCTGGCCGGCCGGTTCGCGCTCGCGGCGGTGACCTCCAGCGCCGCGTCCCGGCTGGCCGCCTGCCTGGAGACGACCCGCCTGGCACCGCTGTTCCCCCCGGCGGGCCGGTTCAGCGCCGAGGACTCGCTGGCCGAGCCCACGAGCAAGCCGGACCCGGCGGTCTACCTGTACGCCGGCGCGACGCTCGGGGTCGGCCCGGCCGAGGCGGTCGCCGTGGAGGACTCGGTGAACGGCGCCCGCTCGGCCGTGGCCGCCGGCCACCCCACGATCGGGATCCTGCAGTTCGTCCCCGAGGCCGACCGGCGGGGCCGCGCCGAGGCGCTGCGCGAGGTCGGCGTCGCCGCGGTCGTCGGGTCGTGGGCCGAGGTGGAGGACCTGCTGGCCTGA
- the orn gene encoding oligoribonuclease, translating into MADAGGHLVWIDCEMTGLDLTKDRLIEVAVVVTDSELRVLDPGLDLVISADDADLDDMADVVTEMHAKSGLTEAVRASTLTVAEAEQQLLAYIKRWVPERRTAPLCGNSIGTDRGFLARDMPELDDHLHYRMVDVSSIKELARRWFPRVYFAQPPKGLAHRALADIVESVRELAYYRRTLFVDGPGPSTSQAQRAAGEVVAGFADVLAAADATPPATEAPPAAPAS; encoded by the coding sequence GTGGCGGACGCTGGCGGGCACCTGGTCTGGATCGACTGCGAGATGACCGGGCTGGACCTCACCAAGGACAGGCTCATCGAGGTCGCCGTCGTCGTGACCGACTCGGAGCTGCGCGTCCTCGACCCGGGCCTGGACCTGGTGATCTCCGCCGACGACGCCGACCTCGACGACATGGCCGACGTCGTCACCGAGATGCACGCGAAGTCCGGCCTCACCGAGGCGGTCCGCGCCTCCACGCTCACCGTGGCCGAGGCGGAGCAGCAGCTTCTCGCCTACATCAAGCGGTGGGTGCCCGAGCGGCGCACCGCTCCGCTGTGCGGCAACTCGATCGGCACCGACCGCGGCTTCCTCGCCCGCGACATGCCCGAGCTCGACGACCACCTGCACTACCGGATGGTCGACGTCAGCTCGATCAAGGAACTGGCCCGCCGCTGGTTCCCGCGGGTCTACTTCGCGCAGCCGCCCAAGGGCCTGGCGCACCGGGCGCTGGCCGACATCGTCGAGTCCGTCCGCGAGCTCGCCTACTACCGCCGGACGCTGTTCGTGGACGGGCCCGGACCCTCGACGTCGCAGGCCCAGCGGGCGGCCGGCGAGGTCGTGGCCGGCTTCGCCGACGTGCTCGCGGCGGCGGACGCCACCCCGCCGGCCACCGAGGCACCCCCGGCTGCGCCGGCGAGCTGA